One region of Bubalus kerabau isolate K-KA32 ecotype Philippines breed swamp buffalo chromosome 6, PCC_UOA_SB_1v2, whole genome shotgun sequence genomic DNA includes:
- the LOC129655984 gene encoding T-cell surface glycoprotein CD1b-2-like, whose protein sequence is MPISTFVNSTCAQNQGSGWLDDLQIHGWESDSGTAIFLKPWSKGNFSDDEMTELEDFFRAYFIGFTREVQDRVNEFQLEYPFVIQVTAGCELHSGEAIESSLRGALGGLDFVSIQNHSCVPAPDSSSRGQKFCALMTQYQGISDIIERLLSETCPRYLLGVLDAGKAELQRQVKPEAWLSSGPTPGPGRLLLVCHVSGFYPKPVRVMWMRGEQEQPGTQQGDLMPNADWTWYLRVTLNVAAGEAAGLNCRVKHSSLGDQDIILYWGPPTSIGLILVAIIVPSLILLICLALWFWRRRSYEISCEP, encoded by the exons ATGCCGATTTCAACCTTTGTCAATAGCACATGTGCTCAAAATCAAGGCTCAGGCTGGTTGGATGACTTGCAGATTCATGGCTGGGAGAGTGACTCGGGCACTGCCATCTTCCTGAAGCCCTGGTCCAAGGGCAACTTTAGTGATGATGAGATGACTGAGCTGGAGGACTTCTTCCGAGCCTACTTCATTGGATTCACTCGGGAAGTGCAGGATCGAGTCAATGAGTTCCAGTTGGAAT ACCCCTTTGTGATCCAGGTCACAGCAGGCTGTGAGCTGCATTCTGGGGAGGCCATAGAAAGCTCTTTGAGAGGAGCTTTAGGAGGACTGGATTTTGTGAGTATCCAGAATCATTCCTGTGTGCCTGCACcagacagcagcagcagggggcagAAGTTTTGTGCACTCATGACTCAGTATCAAGGCATCTCTGATATCATTGAGAGACTCCTCTCAGAAACCTGTCCTCGATATCTCCTGGGTGTCCTCGATGCAGGGAAGGCAGAACTGCAGAGGCAAG TGAAGCCTGaagcctggctgtccagtggcccCACTCCTGGGCCTGGCCGCCTACTGCTGGTGTGCCACGTCTCAGGATTCTACCCAAAACCTGTGCGGGTGATGTGGATGAGGGGCGAGCAGGAGCAGCCTGGCACTCAGCAAGGAGACCTCATGCCCAATGCAGACTGGACTTGGTATCTCCGAGTAACCCTAAACGTGGCAGCTGGGGAGGCAGCTGGCCTGAATTGCCGAGTGAAGCACAGCAGTCTAGGAGACCAGGACATCATCCTGTACTGGG GACCCCCCACATCCATTGGCTTGATACTTGTGGCAATAATAGTACCCTCCTTGATCCTTTTGATATGCCTTGCATTATGGTTCTGGAGACGCag GTCATATGAAATATCTTGTGAGCCCTGA
- the LOC129655985 gene encoding T-cell surface glycoprotein CD1b-2-like — translation MLLLPLLLLGVILPGGDNEDVKPEAWLSSGPTPGPGRLLLVCHVSGFYPKPVRVMWMRGEQEQPGTQQGDLMPNADWTWYLRVTLNVAAGEAAGLNCRVKHSSLGDQDIILYWGPPTSIGLILVAIIVPSLILLICLALWFWRRRSYEISCEP, via the exons ATGCTGCTTCTACCACTTCTGTTACTTGGAGTTATCCTCCCAGGTGGTGACAATGAGGATG TGAAGCCTGaagcctggctgtccagtggcccCACTCCTGGGCCTGGCCGCCTACTGCTGGTGTGCCATGTCTCAGGATTCTACCCAAAACCTGTGCGGGTGATGTGGATGAGGGGCGAGCAGGAGCAGCCTGGCACTCAGCAAGGAGACCTCATGCCCAATGCAGACTGGACTTGGTATCTCCGAGTAACCCTAAACGTGGCAGCTGGGGAGGCAGCTGGCCTGAATTGCCGAGTGAAGCACAGCAGTCTAGGAGACCAGGACATCATCCTGTACTGGG GACCCCCCACATCCATTGGCTTGATACTTGTGGCAATAATAGTACCCTCCTTGATCCTTTTGATATGCCTTGCATTATGGTTCTGGAGACGCag GTCATATGAAATATCTTGTGAGCCCTGA